GGCAGCAAAGAGCGGAAGGCGTCGATGATAGGTGGCGCCGCCCTCGCTATAACAGGGGTGAAAAAACTGACCCAGGGGAATATCCTCTCGGGGCTCCTCATGCTCGCCAGCGGCGGAATGTTCTACAACCGCGGGAAAAGCGGCCACTGCAACATGTACCAGAAGATGGGGGTAAACACTGCACGCGACGTGCAGACCCCGATACGCCTTGAAAAGGTGGTGACCATAAACCGGACGCCGCAGCAGGTGTACGACTTCTGGCGCGACCTGGAGAACCTGCCGAAGTTCATGAACCATCTCGAGTCGGTACAGGTACGGGGACCGGTGATCTCCCACTGGAAGGCGGTAGGGGCGGGCGGCCTCTCCGTTGAGTGGGACGCCGAGATCGTGCAGGACATCCCCGGGCAAAAGATCAGCTGGCAGTCGATCGGCGAGGCGGACGTCGCGAACGAGGGGACGGTGCGCTTCGAGGAGGCTCCGGGGAACCGCGGGACGGAGGTCCACGTGCTGATCAGCTACACCCCTCCGGGTGGCGCAGTCGGCAAGGCGGCAGCACGCTTCCTGCAAACGGTGAACGCCGTGCAACTGGAGCAGGACCTGAAGCGCCTGAAACAGATCCTGGAGACCGGGGTGACAGCGACCGCCGAGTCGTGGGCGATGTAGGCGCGGGGCTGGAAGGAGAGATCGATGAGAGCAGTTTGCTGGCACGGAAAACATAACATCCAAGTAGATACAGTGCCCGATCCGCAGATCCTCAACCCTCGCGACGCCATCGTCCGGGTGGCCCTCACCTGCATCTGCGGCTCCGACCTCCACCTGTACAACGGGTACATCCCGTCGATGAAGGACGGCGACATCCTCGGACACGAATTCGTGGGCGAGGTAGTCGAGATCGGCAGCGGGGTCTCCGGCGTCGCCCGCGGGGACCGCGTGGTGGTCCCCTTCCCCATCGCCTGCGGCGACTGCTGGTATTGCAAGCAGGAGATGTACTCCCTCTGCGACAACTCAAACCCCAACTCCTGGGCCATGGAAAAGATGTACGGCGACACGGGAGCAGGGATCTTCGGCTACTCCCACCTGTACGGCGGGTATTCCGGCGGGCAGGCGGAGTACGTGCGGGTTCCCTTCGCCGACGTGGGGCTGAAGAAGATCCCGGACCAGCTGGACTGGGAACAGGTCATCTTTCTCACCGACATCTTCCCCACCGCCTATCAGGCCGCCGAGCAGTGCGGCATCAGGGAAGGGGACACCGTTGCGGTATGGGGGTGCGGCCCCGTCGGGCTCCTGGCGCTGAAGAGCGCGCGACTTCTCGGGGCGCACAAGGTCGTCGGTATCGACAGGTTCCCGAAACGCCTGGAGCTCGCCGCGCGCGAGTGCCAGGCGGAGGTCATCAACTACGAAGAGACGGACGTGGTGGAAACGTTGCACAACATGACCGGGGGGCGCGGGCCAGACGCCTGCATCGACGCGGTCGGGATGGAGGCGCAGGGGACCGGTATCGAGGCGGCGTACGACAACGTGAAGCAGACGCTGAAGATCGAGAACGACCGCCCCATGGCGCTGCGCCAGCTCATCAAGGCATGCCGCAAGGGGGGGACCATCTCCATCCCGGGGGTGTACAGCGGTTTTGTGGACAAGATGCCGATGGGGGCCGTCTTCGCCAAGGGACTCACTCTGCGCACCGGACAGACCCACGTGCAGAAGTACGTCCCTCCCCTCATGAGGCTCGTGGAAAGGGGGGCGATCGACACCACCTTCATCATCACCCATCGTCTCCCCCTCGAGGACGCACCGATGGGTTACCGGATATTCGACCACAAGGAAGAGGGGTGCATCAAGATCGTGATGAATCCCCTGGCAGCAAGTCAGGCGACGCACTGACCAGCAGGCACACCAACCGACCCGAAAGGAGGAAGCGCCATGGCCCAGCAAAAGCAGCCGCAACTTTTCGAACTTCTGAAGAAGGACCACCGCGAGGTCGACCAGCTCTTGTCCCAGCTGGAGGGGGGGTCCGAGGATCAGCGTGAGGAGCTCTTCTCCACACTGCAGGAAGAGTTCACCGAGCACTGCCAGCTCGAGGAGAAGTTCTTCTACCCGCAGATGAAAAAGATCAACGAGCTGAAGGATCTCGTTCAGGATGCGCTTGAAGAGCACTCCCAGGCGAAGGAGCTGCTGGTACAGCTGGAAGACGTTATCGACGACGATGATGAATTCCAGTCAGCACTCTCCGAATTCAAGGAATCCGTTCAGCACCATGTGAAGGAGGAGGAGAGCAAGGTCTTCAAGCGCACCAGCGATTTCATAAGCGACGACCAGCTGCGCGACATCGCC
The DNA window shown above is from Geomonas sp. RF6 and carries:
- a CDS encoding SRPBCC family protein, whose amino-acid sequence is MVTRYGSSFEEDSKGRQINVGSKERKASMIGGAALAITGVKKLTQGNILSGLLMLASGGMFYNRGKSGHCNMYQKMGVNTARDVQTPIRLEKVVTINRTPQQVYDFWRDLENLPKFMNHLESVQVRGPVISHWKAVGAGGLSVEWDAEIVQDIPGQKISWQSIGEADVANEGTVRFEEAPGNRGTEVHVLISYTPPGGAVGKAAARFLQTVNAVQLEQDLKRLKQILETGVTATAESWAM
- a CDS encoding zinc-dependent alcohol dehydrogenase — its product is MRAVCWHGKHNIQVDTVPDPQILNPRDAIVRVALTCICGSDLHLYNGYIPSMKDGDILGHEFVGEVVEIGSGVSGVARGDRVVVPFPIACGDCWYCKQEMYSLCDNSNPNSWAMEKMYGDTGAGIFGYSHLYGGYSGGQAEYVRVPFADVGLKKIPDQLDWEQVIFLTDIFPTAYQAAEQCGIREGDTVAVWGCGPVGLLALKSARLLGAHKVVGIDRFPKRLELAARECQAEVINYEETDVVETLHNMTGGRGPDACIDAVGMEAQGTGIEAAYDNVKQTLKIENDRPMALRQLIKACRKGGTISIPGVYSGFVDKMPMGAVFAKGLTLRTGQTHVQKYVPPLMRLVERGAIDTTFIITHRLPLEDAPMGYRIFDHKEEGCIKIVMNPLAASQATH
- a CDS encoding hemerythrin domain-containing protein; protein product: MAQQKQPQLFELLKKDHREVDQLLSQLEGGSEDQREELFSTLQEEFTEHCQLEEKFFYPQMKKINELKDLVQDALEEHSQAKELLVQLEDVIDDDDEFQSALSEFKESVQHHVKEEESKVFKRTSDFISDDQLRDIAMKCMQEKEKLHPSPSGGGGSKKKSR